A DNA window from Mycoplasmopsis pullorum contains the following coding sequences:
- a CDS encoding alpha/beta hydrolase, translating to MIKKIENFQYDNLNLEYLKIDNSKEKNLIFVHGFSSEFNYFTDLFDNFSDYNIYGLNMPGHGKSEFNFDKMNLLYFKDIFINFVNSLNIKNITLIGHSMGGGIAMMVVPQLKKIIDKIILVGPMSRSGLSRVQEFEECFFPRNIKDYQKLVNLCYYDPNIILLNSEIMNNVSNYLKTSKSLDAVYKLGHSLPNLENMDSIETGLKSFDKPLLLIYGEADGIIDLQNIDNYYLSCKSDVEIVVIKKSGHSIWKENKKDFIDQVNRFLSEK from the coding sequence ATGATTAAAAAAATAGAAAATTTTCAATACGATAATCTTAATTTAGAATATTTAAAAATCGATAATAGCAAAGAGAAGAATTTAATTTTTGTCCACGGATTTTCTTCCGAATTTAACTATTTTACAGATTTATTTGATAATTTTAGTGATTATAATATCTATGGTTTAAACATGCCGGGACACGGTAAAAGTGAATTTAATTTTGATAAAATGAATCTACTTTATTTCAAAGATATTTTTATCAATTTTGTAAATTCTTTAAATATTAAAAATATTACTTTAATTGGCCACTCGATGGGAGGTGGTATTGCTATGATGGTCGTACCACAATTGAAAAAGATAATCGATAAAATAATCTTAGTTGGTCCAATGAGTAGATCGGGTTTATCGCGTGTACAAGAATTTGAAGAATGTTTCTTTCCAAGAAATATTAAAGATTACCAAAAATTAGTCAATTTATGTTATTATGATCCTAATATAATTTTGCTAAATAGCGAAATTATGAATAATGTGTCTAATTACTTAAAAACATCAAAATCTTTAGATGCAGTTTACAAATTAGGTCACAGTTTACCAAATTTAGAGAACATGGATTCAATTGAAACAGGTTTAAAAAGTTTTGATAAACCTTTATTGCTTATTTATGGAGAAGCTGACGGTATTATTGATTTGCAAAATATTGACAATTATTATTTAAGTTGTAAGAGTGACGTTGAAATCGTAGTAATTAAAAAATCAGGTCATTCAATATGAAAAGAAAACAAAAAAGATTTTATTGATCAAGTTAATCGTTTTTTGAGTGAAAAATAA
- the thiI gene encoding tRNA uracil 4-sulfurtransferase ThiI, with protein sequence MEYNKILIRYAELVLKGKNRSNFINQLERNIKKIVQVQPETGFDRMYIPYSEQNLEKLNYIFGISSFSPVYVVDSKIEKIEQAVLNSLEKDSKTFKIAARRNDKKFELTSDELNRKLGGLILKNTNLTVDVHDPDQIIYIEVRKENTYIFSKYYEGLGGLPVGSSGRILHLISGGIDSPVSAFKLMKRGLKVEFLTFITPPQTDEKTVSKIRRLVQTLTKYQGNSSLIFADYSQLMNYLAMTSNQSYKITLMRRSFYRIAQEYAIKNGFLAISNGDNLGQVASQTIESLVTIGSVTKMQIFRPLLTYDKNEIIEVAQKIGTYDISIEKANETCELFAPKNPTTKPSLNVVENLEKELNLIPDLENDLLENGLVFEKIQI encoded by the coding sequence ATGGAATATAACAAAATTTTAATTAGATATGCAGAGTTAGTTTTAAAAGGTAAAAATAGAAGTAATTTTATTAATCAATTAGAAAGAAACATTAAGAAAATAGTTCAAGTTCAACCTGAAACTGGTTTTGATAGAATGTATATACCTTATTCAGAGCAAAATCTTGAAAAATTAAATTATATATTTGGTATTAGTTCTTTTTCTCCTGTTTATGTTGTTGATTCTAAAATTGAAAAAATTGAGCAAGCGGTTTTAAATTCTCTTGAAAAAGATTCTAAAACTTTTAAGATTGCAGCTCGTCGTAATGATAAAAAGTTCGAGTTAACTAGTGATGAATTAAACCGTAAATTAGGTGGATTAATTTTAAAAAACACTAACTTAACTGTTGATGTTCATGATCCGGATCAAATTATTTATATTGAAGTGCGTAAAGAAAATACTTATATTTTTTCAAAATATTATGAAGGACTTGGTGGGTTACCGGTTGGTTCAAGTGGACGCATTTTACATTTAATTAGTGGTGGAATTGACAGTCCAGTTAGTGCTTTTAAACTCATGAAACGTGGGCTGAAAGTTGAATTTTTAACTTTTATTACACCACCACAAACTGATGAAAAAACTGTATCTAAAATTCGCAGACTTGTTCAAACATTAACAAAGTATCAAGGTAATTCATCGTTAATTTTTGCCGATTATTCACAATTAATGAATTATCTTGCTATGACTTCAAATCAATCATATAAAATAACCTTAATGAGAAGAAGTTTTTATCGTATCGCACAAGAATATGCGATTAAAAATGGATTTTTAGCGATTTCAAATGGTGACAACTTAGGTCAAGTTGCATCTCAAACAATCGAATCATTAGTGACTATTGGAAGCGTTACAAAAATGCAAATTTTTAGACCTTTATTAACATATGACAAAAATGAAATCATTGAAGTAGCTCAAAAAATAGGTACATATGACATTTCAATTGAAAAAGCAAATGAGACTTGCGAATTATTCGCTCCAAAAAATCCTACAACCAAACCGTCTCTTAATGTTGTTGAAAATTTAGAAAAAGAATTGAATTTAATTCCTGATTTAGAAAACGATCTTTTAGAAAATGGTCTAGTTTTTGAAAAAATTCAAATTTAA
- a CDS encoding phosphate acetyltransferase, translated as MNFVNQILEKVNKINSPKTIVLIDGDDPRMIEAAKKIKETTNIQTLLLVEKEIQPVDGLNFINIFTDSEKINVMIEKYVELRKGKETLEQARQAVATRPVYAMLLLALGEVDGVVGGLAYPTSDILRAAFKTIGPKKGIKTISSVMIMHKENEETLIFSDISVNPEPNAEQLADIAANATEFAKQLNFDPKVAFLSFSTDGSAKTDKTLMVREATDLYNLKHPSTLALGEIQLDAALDLKVRAAKYKRDSYSEKSNVLIFPDLGAGNIGYKLVQRLANYGAIGPVVVGAAKPVNDLSRGSSVEDVYNTILITVLQSEGTN; from the coding sequence ATGAACTTTGTTAATCAAATTTTAGAAAAAGTGAACAAAATAAATTCACCAAAAACTATTGTGTTAATCGATGGTGATGATCCAAGAATGATTGAGGCAGCTAAAAAAATTAAAGAAACTACTAACATTCAAACTTTATTGTTAGTCGAAAAAGAAATTCAACCTGTTGATGGTTTAAACTTTATTAATATTTTCACAGATTCAGAAAAAATAAACGTAATGATTGAAAAATACGTTGAATTAAGAAAAGGTAAAGAAACACTTGAACAAGCACGTCAAGCAGTAGCTACAAGACCAGTTTATGCGATGTTGCTTTTAGCATTAGGTGAAGTTGATGGTGTTGTTGGTGGTTTAGCTTATCCAACATCTGATATTTTAAGAGCTGCATTTAAAACGATCGGACCTAAAAAAGGAATTAAAACAATTTCTTCAGTAATGATTATGCATAAAGAAAATGAAGAAACGTTAATTTTTAGTGATATTTCAGTTAATCCAGAACCAAATGCAGAACAACTAGCTGATATCGCTGCTAATGCAACCGAATTTGCAAAACAGTTAAATTTCGATCCAAAAGTTGCATTTTTGAGTTTTTCAACTGACGGATCTGCAAAAACAGATAAAACTTTAATGGTTCGTGAAGCGACTGATCTTTATAATCTAAAACATCCTTCTACATTAGCTTTAGGAGAAATTCAATTAGATGCTGCACTTGATTTAAAGGTAAGAGCTGCAAAATATAAACGTGATTCTTATTCAGAAAAAAGTAATGTTTTAATTTTTCCTGATTTAGGAGCAGGTAATATTGGATATAAATTGGTCCAAAGATTAGCTAACTATGGTGCAATCGGACCTGTAGTAGTTGGTGCTGCCAAACCTGTTAATGATTTATCTCGTGGATCAAGTGTAGAAGATGTCTACAACACTATTTTAATTACTGTATTACAGTCAGAAGGGACAAATTAA
- a CDS encoding acetate/propionate family kinase has protein sequence MKKVLVINAGSSSIKLTLFDKDTLEPLASGLAERITLPIGMVTLKFNGSKQEREVALPDHSVAVQVIIDMMMSMQVINEVNEIEYIGFRIVQGGPYFDRSSKLSEREIELIEKVSMYAPLHNPGAVQAINAFRKFMPHAKLSANFDTAFHTTINKVNSTYPIPRELSEKYGIKKYGAHGISHRFITQKLSNILNKDKVNFVNLHIGNGASLCAVKDSLSFDTSMGLTPLAGIMMGTRSGDIDPSIHQFVLNATGIDINEFTDILNKKSGLLGVSGVSSDMRDIVGAARSGNEQAQFALDLYSQKIADYTAIYLNKIGPKIDAIVFTAGVGENSPYVRQNVLSRLNILNIKLDNELNFSKIDDFKLISSPESSIPVYVIRTNEELLIAQDALKLYE, from the coding sequence ATGAAAAAAGTTCTTGTTATTAACGCTGGAAGCAGCTCAATTAAGTTAACGCTTTTTGATAAGGATACGCTAGAACCTTTAGCATCTGGTTTAGCTGAAAGAATTACCTTACCAATAGGTATGGTAACTTTAAAATTTAATGGTTCAAAACAAGAGCGTGAAGTTGCACTTCCTGACCATTCAGTTGCAGTTCAAGTGATTATTGACATGATGATGTCAATGCAAGTAATTAATGAAGTTAATGAAATCGAGTATATTGGCTTTAGAATTGTCCAAGGTGGACCATATTTTGATAGATCTTCAAAATTGTCGGAGCGTGAAATTGAACTGATCGAAAAAGTTTCAATGTATGCCCCTCTTCACAATCCTGGAGCAGTTCAGGCAATTAATGCTTTCAGAAAATTTATGCCACATGCTAAATTATCAGCTAATTTTGATACCGCTTTTCATACAACAATTAATAAAGTTAATTCAACCTATCCTATTCCTAGAGAACTGAGTGAAAAATACGGAATTAAAAAATATGGAGCTCATGGGATTTCACACCGTTTTATTACACAAAAATTATCAAATATTTTAAATAAAGATAAAGTCAATTTTGTTAACTTACACATCGGAAATGGTGCTAGTTTATGTGCTGTTAAAGATTCATTATCATTTGATACGTCAATGGGATTAACTCCTTTAGCTGGTATTATGATGGGGACAAGATCTGGGGACATTGATCCATCAATTCACCAATTTGTCTTAAATGCGACTGGAATTGACATTAATGAATTTACCGATATTTTAAATAAAAAATCTGGACTTTTAGGAGTTTCCGGTGTTTCAAGTGATATGAGGGACATTGTAGGGGCTGCTCGTTCAGGTAACGAACAAGCACAATTTGCATTGGATTTATATTCTCAAAAAATCGCAGATTACACAGCTATTTATTTAAATAAAATAGGACCTAAAATTGACGCAATCGTCTTTACTGCAGGTGTTGGGGAAAATAGTCCCTATGTGCGTCAAAATGTTTTAAGCAGATTAAATATTTTAAATATTAAATTAGACAACGAATTAAATTTCAGTAAAATTGATGATTTTAAACTTATCTCTTCACCTGAAAGTTCAATTCCTGTTTATGTAATTAGAACTAATGAAGAATTATTAATCGCACAAGATGCATTAAAATTATATGAGTAG
- the coaD gene encoding pantetheine-phosphate adenylyltransferase encodes MSSKIAIYPGSFDPWHQGHEQILLKALKLFDFVYVIVSINPDKNNQGNIQQRYQNVFKQTQNIKNVKVLINEKDFIANIAKKLNSNFIIRSGRDIQDFTYELELAAGNKILNPDLETILIIPNYDDIKFSSTLERHKEKLKNV; translated from the coding sequence ATGAGTAGTAAAATAGCTATTTATCCCGGTTCGTTTGATCCGTGACATCAGGGACACGAACAAATTTTATTAAAAGCTTTAAAACTTTTTGATTTTGTGTACGTAATAGTTTCAATTAATCCTGACAAAAACAATCAAGGAAACATTCAACAAAGATATCAAAATGTGTTCAAACAGACACAAAATATCAAAAATGTAAAGGTTTTAATTAATGAAAAAGATTTTATTGCTAATATAGCAAAAAAGCTAAACTCTAATTTTATAATTCGCAGTGGTCGTGATATTCAAGATTTCACATATGAGTTGGAATTAGCTGCTGGTAACAAAATTTTAAATCCAGATTTAGAAACTATTTTAATTATCCCGAATTATGATGATATTAAATTTTCTTCAACATTAGAAAGACATAAGGAGAAACTTAAAAATGTATAA
- the yihA gene encoding ribosome biogenesis GTP-binding protein YihA/YsxC, with protein sequence MYKFVKSSSSRENWYDHHGYEVCFWGRSNVGKSSLINALTQNGKLARVSKTPGRTQLLNYFENEKGYVFVDLPGYGYAKLSKGQKEKMLLMIDEYLRFSTKIRCLFLLIDSRTNITKNDWEIIEYLRLNNIVFSLVYTKIDKLNQKEKSKLLRTFKEESQKIGDVSYFMVSSEKNINIQNLQNHIDSIFENH encoded by the coding sequence ATGTATAAATTTGTTAAATCGTCTTCTTCTCGTGAAAATTGATATGATCATCATGGTTATGAGGTTTGTTTTTGAGGCAGATCGAATGTTGGTAAAAGTAGTTTAATAAACGCTTTGACACAAAATGGTAAATTAGCAAGAGTTTCTAAAACTCCAGGACGTACTCAATTATTGAATTATTTTGAGAATGAAAAAGGTTATGTTTTTGTCGACTTACCTGGATATGGGTATGCTAAGCTTTCAAAAGGTCAAAAGGAAAAAATGTTGTTAATGATCGATGAATATCTTCGTTTTTCGACAAAAATAAGATGTTTATTTTTATTAATTGATAGTAGAACAAATATAACTAAAAATGATTGAGAAATAATTGAATATTTAAGATTAAATAATATAGTTTTTAGTTTAGTTTATACTAAAATTGATAAGTTGAATCAAAAAGAGAAGTCAAAATTATTGCGAACTTTTAAAGAAGAAAGTCAAAAAATAGGTGATGTTAGCTATTTCATGGTTTCTTCAGAAAAAAATATAAATATACAGAATTTGCAAAATCATATTGACTCAATATTTGAAAATCATTAA
- a CDS encoding MAG1430 family protein, with the protein MKFKNRLILWSGVLTTSLASLAVSSVLYHKYGSKNLTNKDLLIENGSDHKTIMNFETRISLDSFIFSVDPKQVESLKNDYAGNYVTDTDLIFKNKATAQDMFNYWRNMLFISDIGNEGVKLFNLRTANLTPINVLKQDYTFSFISYANDLKGELILKMTVTNKNDSKDQKVQYYVLDGFKKLESKQPFASYIAQNPTIVINLNGFGESKTLNVGEFLDSFSLKSTDEKVQILKKIFTFKGIANDGVSVPVKYEDLQLDNANNSLKVKYDVLSNIYAATTDNNNAKVQMNLGSQKILDVDNEIVKKIYSLSDQIKFKPKDKYQTWSDIEYGKLKVNTSNFIEYNTVDTNWNSLEKDGYRLEVKTININDKEQNVEFNYRISKNEAALYVYDGKFKVPVSEFKEFQSNNSSNSSES; encoded by the coding sequence ATGAAATTTAAAAATAGATTAATTTTATGAAGTGGAGTTCTAACAACTTCTCTTGCTTCTTTAGCTGTTTCATCAGTTTTATATCATAAATATGGATCAAAAAATTTAACAAATAAAGATTTGTTAATTGAGAATGGTTCAGATCATAAAACAATAATGAATTTTGAAACTAGAATTTCACTAGATTCATTTATTTTTTCTGTTGATCCAAAACAAGTTGAGTCATTAAAAAATGATTATGCAGGAAATTATGTCACTGATACTGATTTAATTTTTAAAAATAAAGCTACAGCTCAAGATATGTTCAATTATTGACGAAATATGCTGTTTATTAGCGATATTGGTAATGAAGGTGTGAAATTATTTAATCTTAGAACCGCAAACTTAACACCTATTAATGTTTTAAAACAAGATTATACTTTTTCGTTTATATCATATGCTAACGACCTTAAAGGTGAATTGATTTTGAAAATGACAGTTACTAATAAAAATGATTCAAAAGATCAAAAAGTTCAATATTATGTTCTTGACGGATTTAAAAAACTAGAGTCAAAACAACCTTTTGCTAGTTATATTGCACAAAATCCAACTATCGTAATTAACTTAAATGGTTTTGGGGAAAGTAAAACATTAAATGTTGGTGAATTTTTAGATAGTTTTTCACTTAAAAGCACCGACGAGAAAGTTCAAATTCTTAAGAAAATTTTCACTTTTAAAGGGATAGCTAATGATGGTGTAAGTGTCCCAGTTAAATATGAAGACTTACAATTAGATAATGCGAATAATTCGCTAAAAGTGAAATATGATGTTTTATCAAACATTTATGCTGCTACTACGGACAATAATAATGCTAAAGTCCAAATGAATTTAGGATCGCAAAAGATTTTAGATGTTGACAATGAAATTGTCAAAAAAATTTACAGTTTAAGTGATCAGATTAAATTTAAACCAAAAGATAAATATCAAACTTGATCAGACATTGAATATGGAAAATTAAAAGTGAATACATCAAATTTTATTGAATATAACACTGTGGACACTAACTGAAATTCTTTAGAAAAAGACGGGTATCGATTAGAAGTTAAAACAATTAATATTAATGATAAAGAACAAAACGTAGAGTTTAATTATAGAATTTCAAAAAACGAGGCCGCTCTTTATGTTTACGACGGTAAGTTCAAAGTCCCAGTTAGCGAATTTAAAGAATTTCAATCAAACAACAGCTCAAATTCTAGCGAAAGTTAA
- the proS gene encoding proline--tRNA ligase, whose product MKTLEKITPLEEDFAKWYTDVVKQGNLVGYGPTKGTLVFKPNSFGIWEMIQKNMNEIFRSKGIQNVYLPLLIPESLFEIERDHVEGFNPELATVTHVGDKKLSERYFIRPTSEVLFADVFKKEIESYKDLPIIYNQWANVVRWEKTTNPFLRSREFLWQEGHTAHADPFEARKLTKDMIRLYAKFAKNYLAIPVVVGKKTPYEKFAGACSTYTIEAMMKDGRALQAGTSHYLAQNFSKAYDIEFKDPNNEYVYVYQTSWGVSTRLLGAIIMTHGDNRGVIIPPRVAPYQIDLIELFAEKNPKVKKVSQFLNTVLSRKWRVRIDATDKAPGYKAANSEIQGVPLRIEIGPRDLENDNVTIVRRDTLEKITVNYKEVKNHIKNILEHIHNNLYDSALARLEQNTVWAYDYDEFKKLVSQNKFVIIPFCCLDEAEMQIKAETGATARCIPKKLKKPKKSVKCIMPQCYRKTNRYVLFAKAY is encoded by the coding sequence ATGAAAACTTTAGAGAAAATAACTCCATTAGAAGAAGACTTTGCTAAGTGATATACAGATGTTGTTAAACAAGGTAATTTAGTTGGATATGGACCTACAAAAGGTACATTAGTTTTTAAACCTAATTCATTCGGAATTTGAGAAATGATTCAAAAAAACATGAATGAAATTTTCAGATCAAAAGGTATTCAAAATGTTTATTTACCTTTATTAATCCCTGAATCATTATTTGAAATTGAACGTGACCATGTTGAGGGATTCAATCCTGAATTAGCTACAGTTACTCATGTCGGGGACAAAAAACTAAGTGAACGTTATTTCATTAGACCTACATCAGAGGTTTTATTTGCGGACGTATTCAAAAAAGAAATTGAATCATATAAAGATTTACCAATTATTTATAACCAATGAGCCAATGTGGTACGTTGAGAAAAAACAACAAATCCATTTTTAAGAAGTCGTGAATTTTTATGACAAGAGGGACACACCGCTCACGCCGATCCTTTTGAAGCTCGTAAGTTAACCAAGGATATGATTCGTCTTTATGCTAAGTTTGCCAAAAACTATTTAGCTATCCCGGTTGTTGTTGGTAAAAAAACTCCTTATGAAAAATTTGCTGGAGCTTGCTCTACTTATACAATTGAGGCCATGATGAAAGATGGTCGTGCTCTACAAGCTGGGACAAGTCACTATCTAGCGCAAAATTTTTCAAAGGCCTATGATATTGAATTTAAAGATCCAAATAATGAGTACGTTTATGTGTACCAAACTTCTTGAGGTGTTTCAACAAGATTATTAGGGGCAATAATCATGACACACGGGGACAATCGCGGAGTAATTATCCCGCCACGTGTAGCTCCTTATCAAATTGATTTAATTGAACTTTTTGCCGAAAAAAATCCTAAAGTTAAAAAAGTATCACAATTCTTAAATACAGTTCTATCAAGAAAATGAAGAGTCCGTATCGATGCAACTGACAAAGCGCCTGGGTACAAAGCTGCGAATAGTGAAATTCAAGGTGTACCACTTAGAATTGAAATTGGACCACGTGATTTAGAAAATGATAATGTTACAATCGTACGTAGGGACACTTTAGAAAAAATTACGGTTAACTATAAAGAAGTTAAAAACCACATTAAAAATATTTTAGAGCACATTCACAATAATTTATACGATTCAGCACTTGCAAGATTGGAACAAAATACCGTTTGAGCTTATGATTACGATGAATTCAAAAAACTTGTAAGTCAAAATAAATTTGTGATTATTCCATTTTGCTGTTTAGATGAGGCTGAAATGCAAATTAAAGCAGAAACAGGTGCGACAGCAAGATGTATTCCAAAAAAACTTAAAAAACCTAAAAAATCAGTCAAATGTATAATGCCTCAATGCTATAGAAAAACAAATCGTTACGTTTTATTTGCTAAAGCGTACTAA